The following DNA comes from Candidatus Aramenus sp. CH1.
CAGCAGTTCGAGTTCGACAAGGTGTTCGTAGACCTCTCGGCGGTTACCTTAGATTCCATAAGGCTACCAGTCAACGGCCCGATATGGTTCACCAGCGAGTCGATCATAGAGAAAGGCATAGGAGTTATGGGGGTACTTCAGTCCAGCTCCAACTCCCTGGGGATGGTTGACATAGAGACCGTGTACAGGAATTTGGGTGCTATAATGAGCAGGAGAAAAAGCGCCAAGGGAACCATAGTAATATTCAATGACGAGGGGGCCACGTATCTGGACTCCTCTAAGTCTGACATGCCAACAATAGGAAAGAGTAGCCGTAGGTTTGACATTGACAAAGAGCTAGAGTCGCTGGGAGCAGTAACGGTTGAGACGTACTCCCAGTTGAAGGACGCTCTAAAGAACAGAGACGTAAATAGGCTAAACGTAATAAACGTCAAAATAGACCCTGAGTACGAGTCAGTGGTGCTTTTTAGGTCTTCTTAACCTTTTTCTGTTCAACATAAACCTGCTAGTCGCTATAACCCCCACGGCCCCAGAGAGCTCCAGTATGTCAAGGAAACTGCTTGGTCCAGTAAGGACGTCTATTATTATTTCCCTTGCCAAGAAGGAGACAGTTGCGTCAAGGACGTAAATTAAGCTCCTCCCCCTTCCCTCAAAAAAGTCGACAACACTTAGGTACACCTCAATGAATACTAC
Coding sequences within:
- a CDS encoding phosphate-starvation-inducible PsiE family protein — translated: MKFNFRRFPPNKLVLKVTSVVLQVLLLVGLVAVIGYTIASSVLSFSQGPLALAFAILENSLLVVVFIEVYLSVVDFFEGRGRSLIYVLDATVSFLAREIIIDVLTGPSSFLDILELSGAVGVIATSRFMLNRKRLRRPKKHH